One genomic region from Anopheles bellator chromosome 2, idAnoBellAS_SP24_06.2, whole genome shotgun sequence encodes:
- the LOC131210456 gene encoding uncharacterized protein LOC131210456 — translation MNRNMKRQLEKFKEELKSNLSRSSKAEKNADGLQEIEREVDRYKDILQNLNKRIATNVSAGQPQDAVAREKRCKKVPEFQLGQLMEESVKDLPVGLLKDVLDTCARVEKRIATEIVNNEVNVENSVSKNLNDIIERHLATIQKQKRVVTKCHQEYEASRQKYDSAQRNSDQAGYQAKITQLKDDQEELHTKLEKERDLYESYMYELLAEEENIALFVKEYVQHQELYYTSALREIQHTMRSMDGLFRRNNKQIFNTPLRDHLKATNRKIAYVIELCVCCLLEKGLYEEGLLRVGCASSKLRRMISAINANYVSPPLADKYSDPHVVAGVLKKYLRSLPDPLLTFDFYPDFVTAAQKPSDAQRKAAILDIVNQLPRENYDNLRYLTRFLAYLAEKNQENKMSPQNIAIVMSPNLLWSPNENDNYMDQVNSTATVNTIVEALVADWSFFFDGEVSFYVSMTRDALFPDNGGFPFDKEQHVRSAGGGGGGGGAGGELMSRSMFVTPTTATTAPTVGSMMTAGSSQDELRFGRGDGGKGGGGGHGGGGGGGGRGAAGGPASHSRSSSHDTSLILINHNSNSSSNNTNNNNSGGNGGSTDQLKYRSQSNSSLSDHSSPPQEESSPKLPIRRKHNKQVAPTPPDAASVYHGRVRGEMNNKLHASNSYFRQLNSSSAAGGTSHSGDDEGFASLQHHAYRQAQAEYDRHAQQASVAAPLLRAESHDNLLKLKSSGHGSDSGGEKLAPPPRPAAISVDSQVLGKLKASVAANAAPTPHQQPKQPNAPNCDSSSSSKENKENNNRGTAAAAAFPPPTKPVALPRTTILGMSSSASSATAKSGGGNGNSGATSDNSDGGDSASTAAAVVIREKPVIPERPATLLRPMSFKGSIPEISKVSEGMNTVISGLSVGSGGSSSLKKAQSFRGETSTGSGGSSGGSTAELGTLERTQIYNIDKQQVAFIDVVSEEDTVGRVTTTGPVRGGSTRKERPEPLPASVAVTLDTIAVPQGTPPLAMMESTGSLGSDIQSPVNPVATTGTITSNTSLQHVPQSPRGMDPKIKRPQVPAPPPPVGRPKSSDSTDL, via the exons GTCCAGCAAGGCGGAGAAGAATGCCGACGGTCTGCAGGAGATCGAGCGGGAGGTCGACCGGTACAAGGACATCTTGCAGAACCTCAACAAGCGAATAGCGACCAATGTGTCGGCCGGGCAGCCACAGGACGCGGTGGCGCGCGAGAAGCGCTGCAAGAAGGTGCCCGAGTTCCAGCTCGGCCAGCTGATGGAGGAATCGGTCAAGGATTTGCCCGTCGGCCTGCTGAAGGATGTGCTGGATACGTGCG CGCGCGTCGAGAAGCGAATAGCGACGGAGATCGTGAACAACGAGGTAAACGTGGAGAACTCCGTCAGCAAAAACCTCAACGACATCATCGAGCGGCACTTGGCCACGATCCAGAAGCAGAAGCGCGTCGTCACCAAGTGCCACCAGGAGTACGAGGCCTCGCGACAGAAGTATGAT TCCGCGCAGCGCAACAGCGATCAGGCGGGCTACCAGGCGAAGATCACGCAGCTGAAGGACGACCAGGAGGAGCTGCACACGAAGCTGGAGAAGGAGCGCGACCTGTACGAGTCGTACATGTACGAGCTGCTGGCGGAGGAGGAAAACATTGCCCTGTTCGTGAAGGAGTACGTCCAACACCAGGAACTGTACTACACCTCGGCTCTGCGCGAAATACAGCACACGATGCGCAGCATGGACGGCTTGTTCC GGCGGAATAATAAGCAAATCTTCAACACGCCATTGCGCGATCATCTGAAGGCGACGAATCGTAAGATCGCTTACGTGATCGAGCTGTGTGTCTGCTGTCTGCTGGAGAAGGGCCTGTACGAGGAAGGGCTGCTGCGGGTCGGCTGTG CCTCCTCCAAACTGCGGCGCATGATTTCGGCGATCAACGCAAACTACGTATCGCCCCCACTGGCGGACAAGTACAGTGATCCGCATGTCGTGGCCGGCGTCCTGAAGAAGTACCTGCGCAGTCTTCCGGATCCGCTGCTAACGTTCGACTTCTATCCGGACTTTGTGACGGCTGCCCAGAAACCAAGCGATGCACAGCGGAAGGCCGCCATCCTGGACATTGTGAATCAGTTGCCACGCGAAAACTACGACAATCTGCGCTACCTGACGCGCTTCCTCGCGTATCTGGCTGAGAAGAACCAGGAAAACAAGATGTCCCCGCAGAACATTGCGATCGTAATGTCGCCGAACTTGCTGTGGTCGCCGAACGAGAACGACAACTACATGGATCAGGTGAACAGTACGGCCACGGTCAACACGATCGTCGAGGCGCTCGTGGCCGACTGGTCGTTCTTCTTCGATGGCGAGGTGAGCTTCTACGTCAGCATGACACGGGACGCACTGTTCCCCGACAATGGTGGCTTTCCGTTCGACAAGGAGCAGCACGTGCGgagtgccggcggcggcggtggcggtggtggtgccggtggtgagCTGATGTCACGGTCAATGTTCGtgacaccgacgacggcaacgacggcgCCCACCGTCGGTTCGATGATGACGGCAGGCAGTAGTCAGGATGAGCTCCGGTTCGGccgtggtgacggtggcaagggtggcggaggaggacatggtggtggtggtggtggtggaggcagAGGCGCAGCAGGAGGACCAGCATCACATTCCCGCAGCAGTAGTCACGATACTAGTCTTATTCTAATCAACCAcaatagcaacagcagcagcaacaacaccaacaacaacaacagtggtGGTAACGGCGGAAGTACCGATCAGCTCAAGTACCGCAGTCAGTCGAACAGCTCGCTGTCGGACCATTCCAGTCCACCGCAGGAGGAGAGCAGTCCGAAGCTACCGATCAGGCGCAAGCACAACAAGCAAGTGGCCCCAACGCCACCGGACGCCGCTAGCGTCTATCACGGCCGGGTGCGCGGAGAGATGAACAATAAGCTTCACGCGAGCAACAGCTACTTTAGGCAGCTGAACAGCAgttcggcggccggcggaacGAGCCACAGCGGAGACGACGAGGGCTTCGCCTCGCTACAGCATCACGCGTACCGGCAGGCGCAGGCCGAGTACGATCGACACGCGCAGCAGGCATCCGTGGCCGCGCCGTTGCTGCGGGCCGAGAGTCACGACAATCTGCTGAAACTGAAATCGAGCGGCCATGGCAGCGACAGTGGGGGAGAAAAGctggcgccaccgccacggccggccgccaTCAGCGTGGACAGTCAGGTGCTGGGAAAGCTGAAGGCCAGTGTCGCCGCGAACGCCGCACCAACGCCGCACCAACAACCAAAGCAACCAAATGCTCCCAATTGtgatagtagtagtagtagtaaggagaacaaggaaaacaacaatcggggaacggcagcagcggccgcatTTCCTCCGCCCACAAAGCCTGTCGCCCTGCCCCGCACGACCATTCTCGGGATGAGTTCCTCTGCGTCGTCTGCCACTGCGAAATCGGGTGGCGGAAATGGTAACAGTGGCGCAACCAGCGACAACAGTGACGGTGGCGATTCCGCGTCCACTGCGGCTGCGGTGGTGATCCGCGAGAAACCCGTCATCCCGGAACGACCTGCCACGCTGCTGCGGCCGATGAGCTTCAAGGGCTCGATACCGGAGATATCGAAAGTGAGCGAAGGAATGAACACCGTTATCAGTGGGCTGTCCGTGGGCAGTGGAGGGTCCAGTTCGTTGAAGAAGGCGCAAAGTTTCCGCGGAGAAACGTCCACCGGGAGTGGAGGTTCCAGTGGCGGC TCCACGGCCGAGCTCGGGACGCTCGAAAGGACGCAAATTTACAATATCGACAAGCAGCAGGTTGCCTTCATCGATGTGGTCAGTGAGGAGGATACGGTGGGCAgagtgaccaccaccggcccggtGAGGGGCGGATCGACACGAAAGGAACGACCCGAACCGTTACCGGCCAGTGTTGCGGTGACCCTCGACACCATTGCCGTGCCACAGGGAACTCCGCCACTGGCCATGATGGAATCGACCGGATCACTCGGGAGCGACATCCAGTCACCGGTGAATCCAGTGGCAACCACCGGtaccatcaccagcaacacTAGTCTACAGCACGTGCCGCAGTCACCGCGGGGAATGGACCCGAAAATTAAACGGCCACAGGTCCCagctccgccaccgccggtcgggcGACCAAAATCGTCCGACTCGACCGACTTATAA